The following are encoded together in the Triticum dicoccoides isolate Atlit2015 ecotype Zavitan chromosome 6B, WEW_v2.0, whole genome shotgun sequence genome:
- the LOC119324107 gene encoding uncharacterized protein LOC119324107, whose product MARSWLITCRGVAKKVRNAHCSNRQISEVGAEACRECPNCKHIIDNSDVAIQWPGLPAGVKFDPSDLELLEHLEQKIGVGGSKPHMFIDEFIPTVENDAGICYSHPENLPGTNKDGSSVHFFHSISNAYGCGQRKRRRISNSDRTTSDEHVRWHKTGKSKPVYDNGVMKGWKKILVLYKGSQTGGKPDKTDWVMHQYHLGVEENEKVGEFVVSKIFYQLKPRQVDKSEAEMANEESNAFTSSICPKTPMTKIPPCRPKNSPCETEQNDPGQEEETVSLAENAKNPAWCALSSQPVEVALEAGTCSLDKSLHHHEVLDSSDLENSTFDRPILSQLMNETLNKNLCALHGLPDLHNVNLGTAPTDLQITKGENVSLADDAENTACCSLASQDVEVTSQAGTSLVESLLHHEVSDLHNANLGTPRDLQITKEESVSLVDEAEKWCGLASQAVDVASHAGTSLDESLRCHEVLDSFDHEKSLTFDRPIYSQGRDGGLENNLYLLNGLPDLQGVDLGTPIDDLQGLQFYSQESLGSWLDRM is encoded by the exons ATGGCAAG GTCATGGCTTATAACTTGTAGGGGTGTTGCCAAGAAAGTTAGGAATGCCCACTGCTCTAATCGCCAGATAAGCGAAGTCGGTGCAGAAGCATGCAGGGAATGCCCAAACTGCAAACATATCATTGATAACAGTGAT GTTGCTATTCAGTGGCCCGGGCTGCCTGCTGGTGTGAAGTTTGATCCGTCTGATCTAGAATTGCTCGAACATTTAGAACAAAAAATTGGTGTGGGAGGTTCAAAGCCTCACATGTTCATCGATGAGTTTATTCCAACTGTGGAGAATGACGCAGGGATCTGCTATTCACATCCTGAAAATCTTCCTG GAACAAACAAAGATGGAAGCAGTGTCCATTTCTTCCATAGTATTTCAAATGCATATGGGTGTGGCCAGCGCAAGCGTCGAAGGATCAGCAACAGTGATCGGACCACTTCTGATGAGCATGTGAGATGGCACAAGACGGGTAAATCAAAACCCGTATATGACAACGGTGTTATGAAAGGGTGGAAAAAAATATTGGTTCTTTACAAAGGTTCACAAACAGGTGGCAAACCTGATAAAACTGACTGGGTGATGCATCAGTATCATCTGGGAGTAGAAGAAAATGAAAAGGTTGGGGAGTTTGTCGTTTCCAAAATATTTTATCAATTGAAGCCAAGGCAGGTGGACAAGTCCGAAGCAGAAATGGCTAATGAAGAATCTAATGCATTTACGTCAAGTATTTGTCCAAAAACTCCCATGACAAAGATCCCGCCATGTCGCCCAAAGAATAGTCCATGTGAGACTGAGCAGAATGATCCCGGTCAG GAAGAAGAAACTGTTAGCCTGGCGGAGAATGCTAAGAACCCTGCATGGTGTGCTTTATCATCTCAGCCTGTTGAGGTGGCACTTGAGGCTGGGACTTGTAGCCTAGACAAGTCTCTGCatcatcatgaagttttggattccTCCGATCTTGAAAACAGTACATTTGACAGGCCAATCCTTTCTCAACTCATGAATGAGACACTTAACAAGAACCTATGTGCGCTTCATGGATTGCCTGATCTCCATAATGTCAACCTTGGAACAGCACCTACAGATCTTCAGATTACT AAAGGAGAAAATGTTAGCTTGGCGGATGATGCTGAGAACACTGCATGTTGTTCTTTAGCGTCTCAGGATGTTGAGGTGACTTCTCAGGCTGGGACTAGCTTGGTTGAATCTCTGCTTCATCATGAGGTTTCAGATCTCCataatgctaaccttggaacacctaGAGACCTTCAGATTACT AAAGAAGAAAGTGTTAGCCTGGTGGATGAAGCTGAGAAATGGTGTGGTTTAGCATCTCAGGCTGTTGATGTGGCATCTCATGCCGGGACTAGCTTGGATGAATCCCTGCGCTGTCATGAGGTTTTGGATTCCTTTGATCATGAAAAGAGTCTTACATTTGACAGGCCAATCTATTCCCAAGGCAGGGATGGGGGACTTGAAAATAACCTGTATTTACTCAATGGATTACCTGATCTCCAAGGTGTCGACCTTGGAACACCGATAGATGATCTTCAG GGGTTGCAGTTCTATTCACAGGAAAGCCTTGGCAGCTGGCTGGACCGAATGTAG